In Plasmodium malariae genome assembly, chromosome: 11, the following proteins share a genomic window:
- the PmUG01_11037000 gene encoding conserved Plasmodium protein, unknown function: MFRYVIFGISGSVSGWVLRDIVICLVNNVNSTNGILLNKFICSKDDYVKNTSNELKYCFDQLELSKGFNNYNIYLKEKNYFVETLYIEKWNNIKNLSEHMHSEKNKEILHYLQKMNIHFSPSLFVLLKQYNGIDTPEYLKNYFS; encoded by the coding sequence ATGTTCAGGTATGTTATATTTGGTATTTCCGGCTCGGTTAGCGGATGGGTTTTAAGAGATATAGTGATTTGCTTAGTTAACAACGTAAATTCGACCAAtggaatattattaaataaatttatatgtagtAAAGATGATTATGTAAAGAATACTTCTAACGAACTTAAGTACTGCTTTGACCAACTAGAATTAAGTAAAGgttttaataattacaatatatatttaaaggaaaaaaattattttgtagaaacattatatattgaaaaatggAACAATATAAAGAATTTGAGTGAGCATATGCAcagtgaaaaaaataaagaaatattacattacttacaaaaaatgaacatacATTTCTCCCCTTCCTTATTTGTTTTGTTGAAACAGTATAACGGAATTGATACACCagagtatttaaaaaattatttttcataa
- the PmUG01_11037100 gene encoding conserved Plasmodium protein, unknown function produces the protein MISSPDENSDDRLQSEMQDGGIDYKNEKNKTSEMNEANEANKTNEANETNEANETNEANKTNEANKTNEANKTNEANETNKANETNEANEAREEDSKAGECQNGDIKSSNSNEDNEKERKKKIKNGKKFKAKKKKIENNESGKCSDVNTSDECTDINSINFEGVVNFLKNISTNVSIIINRRYNCSSNNKGNSNPNHGKSRSRSGSPTNNNSSNGKNSVWKVKNLKKEFKRTLKFVKEREEKNKQYEENIRKLKEEIEKNMVKNKQIIKSYEEEKKNVLLLQGQLDKLQVLFDSNQKKEDRWSCEKENYLENIETLKSSIEELEVKIEKKNKEIESLKRENEHILLKVDNLEKNSKELKNENLEINDSLKCAKKENIKKNTTIDTLKKEIEEHKKLDEEYNKDKLLIEKNTEILIEERNYMNEELIKTQKLLDNQINKNKDLQNSNTNLLDKMDLLEKKQKEIIKKNNDYEQKVEDLNKKNKLLMNEIKMKENEIVNNTTVINSLTNNNTKIKMKLDQEYYKIKMLEKEKKSLDINVKSLTYEIQNIIKLTEETKQKYQNQRREINDLIIEKEQTKKLIEKIDEVIKKNTEIAKKEKICNINLEKDIKKGIEEKNKLNEEIHALVKEKDKLLHDLSHTNSKVVSSTNELVTKDSKISTYVKIVNSLKNDLAKEKSLYENIKSEKINTSKILMETKEKLNSLEEKFKFQTNELDIIKNEKKNLESMLNDMIEDKKNIISQSEKLKEQIERYKHQNENCKTQIVHDKKTVDNLEVEINELNSKLKFSDKNLNQTKKEKDLLNNEINEKTDQITTLREKLKLLQISHDKLDVTNKTQLQEIKNLNKTISNLKNSNALSNVSKEVLNNNKMEINSLKKELINEQAKVKTLSEELEKPINIHRWRNLEGNDPTAFDLIQKLKNVQKKLIEKTEESMKKNAIIELKTKECEELQKELSSRSKNTNVQDITQIKQKLREKETLIKSLTAEISMYQGEKENKIKR, from the coding sequence ATGATTTCCTCCCCTGATGAGAATTCGGATGATAGGCTGCAAAGTGAGATGCAGGATGGAGGGAttgattataaaaatgaaaaaaacaaaacgaGCGAAATGAACGAAGCGAACGAAGCGAACAAAACGAACGAAGCGAACGAAACGAACGAAGCGAACGAAACGAACGAAGCGAACAAAACGAACGAAGCGAACAAAACGAACGAAGCGAACAAAACGAACGAAGCGAACGAAACGAACAAAGCAAATGAAACAAACGAAGCGAATGAAGCACGTGAAGAGGACAGTAAAGCTGGGGAATGCCAAAATGGAGACATAAAATCAAGTAATAGTAACgaagataatgaaaaagaaaggaaaaaaaagataaaaaatgggAAGAAGTTTAaggcaaagaaaaaaaaaatcgaaaaCAATGAATCAGGGAAGTGTTCAGATGTAAACACAAGTGATGAGTGCACTGATATTAACAGTATCAATTTTGAAGGTGTAGTGAACttccttaaaaatataagcacAAACGTAAGTATCATTATAAATAGAAGATATAATTGTAGTAGTAACAATAAAGGTAATTCTAATCCTAATCATGGCAAAAGCCGCAGCCGTAGTGGTAGTCCTACTAACAATAACAGCAGTAATGGTAAAAACAGCGTGtggaaagtaaaaaatttaaaaaaagaatttaagcGGACACTTAAATTCGTGAAAGAAagagaggaaaaaaataagcaatACGAAGAGAACATAAGAAAACTAAAGGAAgagatagaaaaaaatatggtaaAGAATAAGCAAATTATTAAAAGctatgaagaagaaaaaaaaaatgtgctaCTACTACAAGGTCAGTTGGATAAACTACAAGTCTTATTTGATAGTAATCAGAAAAAAGAGGATAGATGGAGTTGTGAAAAGGAGAATTATTTAGAGAATATCGAAACATTAAAAAGTAGTATTGAAGAATTGGAGGTAAagatagaaaagaaaaataaagaaattgaatctttaaaaagagaaaatgaacacatattattaaaagtagacaatttagaaaaaaatagtaaagaattaaaaaacgaaaatCTTGAAATAAATGATAGTTTAAAATGTgctaaaaaagaaaatataaaaaaaaatactacaaTAGATAcgttaaaaaaagaaatagaagaacacaaaaaattagatgaagagtataataaagataaattattaattgaaAAGAACACAGAAATTTTAATTGAGGAAAGGAATTATATGAATGAAGAGTTAATTAAAACACAAAAGTTGTTAGACAatcaaataaacaaaaataaagacTTGCAAAATAGTAATACAAACTTACTAGATAAAATGGATTTATTagaaaagaaacaaaaagaaataataaaaaaaaacaatgatTATGAACAAAAGGTAGAAGacttaaacaaaaaaaataaattacttatgaacgaaattaaaatgaaagaaaatgaaattgTGAACAACACAACGGTTATAAACAGTCTTACTAATAACAATACAAAAATCAAAATGAAATTAGATcaagaatattataaaataaaaatgttagaGAAAGAGAAGAAATCACTAGATATTAATGTAAAATCTCTCACATATGAAATTCAGaatatcataaaattaaCTGAAGAAACTAAGCAGAAATATCAAAACCAGAGAAGAGAAATTAATGATTTGATAATAGAAAAggaacaaacaaaaaaattaattgaaaaaattgatgaagtcattaaaaagaatacagAAATAGCaaagaaagagaaaatttgtaacataaatttagaaaaagatattaaaaaaggtatagaagaaaaaaataaattaaatgaagaaatacaTGCACTTGTTaaggaaaaagataaattgtTGCATGACCTCTCTCATACAAATAGTAAAGTGGTTAGTAGCACTAATGAGCTAGTAACGAAAGACAGTAAAATCAGTACTTATGTAAAAATAGTTAACTCTCTAAAAAACGATTTAGCAAAGGAGAAATcgttatatgaaaatataaaaagcgaaaaaataaatactagTAAAATTCTGATggaaacaaaagaaaaattaaacagCTTAGAAGAGAAATTCAAGTTTCAAACTAACGAGCTGgatatcataaaaaatgaaaaaaagaatttagaATCTATGTTAAATGATATGATAgaggacaaaaaaaatataattagtcaatctgaaaaattaaaagaacaaatagaAAGATACAAAcatcaaaatgaaaattgtaAGACTCAAATAGTACATGATAAAAAAACAGTAGATAATTTAGAAGtagaaataaatgaattaaatagtAAGTTAAAATTTTCGGACAAAAATCTTaatcaaacaaaaaaagaaaaagacttattaaataacgaaataaatgaaaaaacagaCCAAATAACAACCTTAAGGGAGAAACTAAAACTACTTCAAATATCTCATGATAAACTAGATGTAACAAATAAAACACAACTgcaagaaattaaaaatttaaataagacTATCTctaacttaaaaaattctAATGCGTTAAGTAATGTATCGAAAGAGGTTTTGAATAACAACAAAATGGAAATTAACTCgttgaaaaaagaattaattaatGAGCAAGCAAAGGTTAAAACATTGTCAGAAGAATTAGAAAAACCTATAAATATTCACAGATGGAGAAACTTAGAAGGAAATGATCCAACTGCTTTCGACTTAATacaaaaacttaaaaatgtgcagaaaaaattaatagaaaaaacagaagaatcaatgaaaaaaaatgctatCATTGAGTTAAAAACTAAAGAATGTGAAGAATTACAAAAGGAGCTAAGCAGTAGGTCAAAGAATACCAATGTCCAAGATATAACCCAAATAAAACAGAAACTACGTGAGAAGGAAACTCTTATCAAATCCCTCACAGCAGAGATTTCTATGTATCAAGGGGAAAAggagaacaaaataaaaaggtgA
- the PmUG01_11037200 gene encoding Sec14 domain containing protein, putative, translated as MELSRGKVVIEKKINEYTIDENVFFFEPNKEDVYDKNAKLRYIFHNTFINTEEEIAISEFKRYCKNKSLKINKIFFENECLRYLYSAQFDFAKALELIKSNFEFRLSDVLPIKEKDVIHDINKGVMYWHGRDKKCRPIMIINLLNIELLDVEKLTNLFFFCFEFFLKYLCIPGKVENYISLIDCSGISMSKFPMSTFMKLLEIMNSKYRCRLFRMYIIDAPKFFKTFGKSFLNFAPSYMTKKLKILDTNYVPYLREEILETQLERKYGGIQEIKNNIFYPFSFYPNCYHIKEEVEEEIGKNSYVKFDVFNEINKKVYEYVTSGYSMHLKLIENSNKEEMKKQCSYLNEELNYSNKFKKSSSSNNGLSKKKKKKKKLSGNDYFLNKNFINSVMKEEYHVDNNSFLKNNKYINSKCKYIVNAGSSHIWFFKIKHLYLPNITVSYLISRFPFLISHLIVKSNFNSMRCYFKYIENNITVEALTHNTTASSRRKNGGSNGRDGRRSSGTSGNCHHSIAHTLNTSNIMPSVRNTEEDHSTLNIIKSLSSFNMSSNYEKESNKEKGKLRYTNKLKINNKKFENTVIQERCNIDDEKKKEIELDEEEAKTSEIKFYKNSVSIFEDNSKNSLVAEGHILNNNYTYSNKEDNKQGKKSFYKIKAANSLFMEEFTEQYEKIEYAENAFLNKIGLDCNACNNAQQKFENTGAAEICLGKTAMDFQKVYKNGASSSSVSSDSPSGSSSSHTDSRSRHTGSSSRHAGSSSRHTGSSSRHTGSSSRHTGSSSRHTGSSSRHTDSNGKYSAYNNALQNDNCGVKLSSKKPIISLKPIFPKRLDYDPSSYKKNSATTTANNTNYSKSTNCANTTNYTYTTNGANINDSNSRSSKVSKSPYKKLTTENKFQEDTLDDSTSDNQYYNKSNILCNLSQSDTNVTNTIDHELRNENKKKNVKLSQSASDINTNIKSNVSEEGKKKLKKIKIIGLQFFNKTASKT; from the coding sequence ATGGAACTGTCGAGAGGAAAGGTGGTAATtgagaaaaagataaatgaaTACACAATAGATGagaatgtatttttttttgaaccaAATAAGGAAGATGTGTATGACAAAAATGCAAAACTGAGatacatttttcataatacCTTTATTAACACAGAAGAAGAAATTGCAATAAGTgaatttaaaagatattgtaaaaataaatcgttaaaaataaataagatatTCTTTGAAAATGAGTGTTTGCGCTATTTGTACTCAGCGCAGTTTGACTTTGCAAAAGCGttagaattaataaaaagtaattttgAATTTCGGTTATCTGATGTTCTTcctataaaagaaaaagatgtTATACATGATATTAATAAAGGGGTAATGTATTGGCATGGGAGagataaaaaatgtagacctataatgataataaatttattaaatattgaaTTGTTGGATGTTGAAAAGTTAacgaatttattttttttttgttttgaattttttttaaaatatttgtgtatCCCCGGAAAagtagaaaattatatatcctTAATTGATTGTTCAGGTATATCAATGTCAAAATTTCCAATGTCTACATTTATGAAGTTATTAGAAATTATGAATTCAAAATATCGATGTAGATTGTTTAGGATGTATATAATTGATGCAcccaaattttttaaaacatttggaaaatcttttttaaattttgcaCCATCCTATATgactaaaaaattaaaaattttagatACCAATTACGTGCCTTATCTAAGAGAGGAAATCTTAGAAACACAATTAGAAAGGAAGTATGGAGGAATACAAGaaatcaaaaataatatattttatcctttttccttttaccCCAACTGTTATCATATAAAGGAGGAGGTGGAGGAAGAAATAGGAAAAAACAGTTATGTCAAGTTTGATGTTTTTAAcgagataaataaaaaagtgtaTGAATATGTAACCTCAGGATATTCGATGCACTTGAAGTTAATagaaaatagtaataaagaAGAGATGAAAAAACAGTGCTCCTATTTAAATGAGGAATtaaattatagtaataaatttaagaagagtagtagtagtaataacgGTCTAagtaagaagaaaaaaaagaaaaaaaaactaagcGGAAATGATTATTTTCTGAACAAAAATTTCATCAATTCAGTTATGAAGGAAGAATATCATGTGGataataatagttttttgaaaaataataaatatatcaattcaaaatgtaaatatattgttaatgCTGGAAGTTCACATATAtggttttttaaaataaaacatttatatttgccGAATATAACCGTTAGTTATTTAATAAGTAGGTTTCCCTTTTTAATAAGCCATCTCATTGTTAAGTCAAATTTTAACTCAATGAGGTGctattttaagtatatagAGAACAATATAACAGTCGAGGCGCTGACTCACAATACTACTGCAAGTAgcagaagaaaaaatgggGGGAGCAACGGAAGGGATGGTAGACGAAGTAGTGGAACAAGTGGTAATTGTCATCATAGCATAGCACATACATTGAACACATCGAATATCATGCCATCGGTAAGAAACACAGAAGAAGACCATAGTACAttaaatatcataaaatCGTTAAGTAGCTTCAATATGAGTAGTAACTATGAAAAGGAAagtaataaagaaaaaggaaaattacgATATACCAacaagttaaaaataaataataaaaaatttgaaaatacaGTCATACAAGAGAGATGTAATAtagatgatgaaaaaaaaaaggagattGAGTTAGATGAAGAAGAGGCCAAAACTAGTGAAATAAAATTCTACAAAAATTCTGTATCCATTTTTGAAGACAACAGTAAAAACTCATTAGTTGCAGAAggtcatattttaaataacaattatacatatagtaATAAAGAAGACAATAAACAAGGTAAGaaaagtttttataaaattaaagcaGCAAATAGTTTATTTATGGAAGAGTTCACAGaacaatatgaaaaaatagaatatgcAGAAAATGCTTTCTTAAATAAGATAGGTCTAGATTGCAATGCTTGTAATAATGCGCAACAGAAATTCGAGAACACAGGAGCTGCTGAAATATGCCTGGGAAAAACAGCAATGGATTTTCAAAAAGTGTATAAAAATGGCGCTTCCAGTAGTAGTGTTAGCAGCGATAGTCCTAGcggtagtagtagtagtcaTACTGATAGCAGAAGTAGGCATACCGGTAGCAGCAGTAGACATGCCGGTAGTAGCAGTAGACATACCGGTAGTAGCAGTAGACATACCGGTAGTAGCAGTAGACATACTGGTAGTAGCAGTAGACATACCGGTAGTAGCAGTAGACATACCGATAGCAACGGTAAGTACAGTGCTTATAATAATGCATTACAAAACGATAACTGTGGTGTCAAATTAAGCTCAAAAAAACCAATAATTAGCCTTAAACCCATTTTTCCAAAAAGGTTAGATTATGACCCATCAAGTTATAAGAAGAATAGTGCTACCACTACTGCGAATAACACCAATTATTCGAAGAGTACGAATTGTGCGAATACTACTAATTACACTTATACTACAAATGGTGCTAATATTAATGACTCTAATTCTCGTAGTTCTAAGGTGTCCAAAAGCCCATATAAGAAATTGACAACTGAAAACAAATTTCAAGAGGACACGTTAGACGATTCTACATCTGATAATCAATATTACAATAAATCGAACATCCTGTGCAATCTTTCTCAATCCGATACAAATGTAACAAACACTATTGATCATGAATTGCgtaatgaaaacaaaaaaaaaaatgtgaaattaTCTCAAAGTGCGTCAGATATTaacacaaatataaaatctAATGTGTCCGAGGagggaaaaaagaaactGAAGAAAATTAAGATTATTGgtttgcaattttttaacAAGACGGCTTCTAAAACGTAG